The window tttggaaacgaagatcggtcttgaaatcctgggctatttccctgaccaagcgttggaagggcaatttacgaatcaacagttcggtgcttttctgataacgacgaatttcacgcagtgccactgtaccgggcctgtagcgatgaggttttttcactcctccagtggcgggtgcgctttttcttgctgccttagtggcaagctgttttcgtggagcttttccaccggtcgatttacgagcagtttgtttggtacgggccatttttttgactacttctttatccctcaactacacatacacacacataaacacctacgtacgtcactaacaacggcgacggttcatatgaccctgcaacaaaatttttcgccgtattttattaactagggtgacactatgcgttatctgattggtcaaaaaagtaacttaagaggcggagcgaaactaaactataaaatgagttgactaatctggcgagcaggtagttgttttcgacgaagcagtcaaatctgtgtcgttttcttttgtgaaacaaagcttaatttgaatcaataatcattcaaaatgaccggtcgtggcaaaggtggaaagggattgggaaaaggtggagcaaaacgtcatcgtaaagttttacgtgataacatccagggcatcacgaagcccgcgatcagaagattggcacgtcgtggaggagtgaaacgtatctccggtctcatttacgaagaaaccagaggtgtcctgaaggtattcctcgaaaacgtcattcgtgatgccgtcacctacaccgaacacgcaaaacgtaaaaccgtcaccgccatggatgtcgtttacgctttgaagcgtcaagggcgtacactttacggttttggcggttaagttttttttataacctatgttttatctatgagactacgaggcgacgacaataccggtataccagcattgtttggtttttatgtttcttcctcatcgttagttacatcaatctactctctactattcatcgcattttaattttcgacgaaaaaaaacggttcttttcagaaccacaaaaatatttctaaacaaatgaaaaaagtacgtatcacaaggctctcagttaaaccaccagtataataaa of the Tribolium castaneum strain GA2 chromosome 1, icTriCast1.1, whole genome shotgun sequence genome contains:
- the LOC135266933 gene encoding histone H4 codes for the protein MTGRGKGGKGLGKGGAKRHRKVLRDNIQGITKPAIRRLARRGGVKRISGLIYEETRGVLKVFLENVIRDAVTYTEHAKRKTVTAMDVVYALKRQGRTLYGFGG